In Lycorma delicatula isolate Av1 chromosome 10, ASM4794821v1, whole genome shotgun sequence, a genomic segment contains:
- the LOC142331715 gene encoding uncharacterized protein LOC142331715 yields the protein MDRITNRSRLTTTYSMPYTQLFLILLLLCLIHNSTGQKPNNNNSNNNNNNNERTAESNREPFLVKVTSSGNKTPEKRGTVRLTTVPGQNTFPYRFVYPVGQPSYTQYAAYTTPRSITGFSPSSSPSSASSSGYHSTPTQPLKLAYTLPTTMLLVMAPHASHSPSGNGYGNTFMLIPAAATPGAHQPAYNYNILPQARVPTVAYIPAHYIPKPNVNFANLVAAHQLVYKQPLSNNYFNNNNNNNNHNHHNHAPNHNYNPNVSSEEENDSSESGSTTNYGNRVRSAERFFKG from the coding sequence aTACATAACAGCACAGgacaaaaaccaaataataataatagtaataataataataacaacaatgaaaGAACGGCAGAAAGTAATCGCGAGCCGTTCTTAGTTAAAGTTACATCAAGCGGAAACAAAACACCAGAAAAAAGAGGAACAGTTCGTTTGACAACAGTTCCAGGACAAAATACGTTTCCATATAGATTTGTATATCCCGTAGGGCAACCATCGTATACGCAATATGCAGCTTATACTACACCACGATCGATAACGGGGTTTTCACCGTCATCATCACCGTCTTCAGCGTCATCATCAGGATATCATTCGACACCAACACAACCATTAAAATTAGCATATACATTACCGACGACAATGTTATTGGTAATGGCACCGCACGCGTCGCATTCACCTTCAGGGAATGGGTATGGTAATACATTTATGTTGATACCAGCGGCAGCGACACCGGGCGCACATCAGCCggcatataattataacatactaCCGCAAGCACGTGTACCGACTGTAGCATATATACCGGCACATTATATACCGAAACCGAATGTAAATTTCGCTAATTTAGTCGCAGCACATCAATTAGTTTATAAACAAccattatctaataattattttaataataataacaataacaacaaccatAATCACCATAATCATGCAccaaatcataattataatccaAATGTATCATCGGAAGAAGAAAATGATAGTTCTGAATCAGGTAGTACAACTAATTATGGTAACAGGGTACGATCagcagaaagattttttaaaggttga